The following are from one region of the Eurosta solidaginis isolate ZX-2024a unplaced genomic scaffold, ASM4086904v1 ctg00001867.1, whole genome shotgun sequence genome:
- the LOC137236332 gene encoding uncharacterized protein: MAPEQGPVSSGDCAKANESTNTVGTGSPNTPPTIDTKISENTTTTLNVDSLGWIYLLKKERLIEECKRYRIYTERHTVAELRSTLSAYVRDQRKRKSTENLLREVEMEIAAEEARPVTSTQNTKPAVTIKTISPQREQSGISITEVMNTVRRWDVHYAGGDTLYDFLERIEELAECYLIKPDQLLPILPEILRGKALQWFRLRKQQLHTWADFRSEAGKFFLPKRHISQLEDAIRQRKQTSREKAKDYILALQTMIRRHPTLCKEDHLERIYDGLRVEYRLFVKRGEFQTIEQLMELTDEYELLRSEEAKQSRLLAQSLSTVIIEELEEQNDQITHSLSTLTDRYDARNTCWRCKKRGHHRSHCTNKRRIFCSRCGRDGTLSRDCACYGMNRNNPITPALLSSVAKGMGNDGRFYIQVSIEGLMCRALIDTGATVTYINEAVRRHLERRKIPPLSNRRNVQLADQSCIASTHSYPVKVKYNDQTASTLVSVIPNLAECYPGYGLFGKAQRYRLTGWKAPYHSRCNQSKRTRNPALHKRSGTPRRRAKDRPPRAHRNTSKSTHTPKRAKHCRRTHTQHNTKTKLLPGHPPQQQW; encoded by the coding sequence atggcgcccgagcagggacccgtctcctcaggcgactgtgccaaagccaacgagagcaccaacactgtaggaacgggttcaccgaacacaccaccaacaattgacacaaagataagcgaaaacaccaccaccacgctcaacgtcgactctctaggctggatttacctgctgaagaaaGAGAGGTtaatcgaagaatgcaaacgctaccgaatctacaccgAAAGACATACCGTCGCTGAATTGCGCAGCACACTCAGTgcatacgtccgagaccaacgaaagcgtaagtcaacagaaaatcttttgagagaggtagagatggagatcgccgccgaagaggcccgaccagtcacatctacgcaaaacaccaAGCCGGCCGTCACAATCAAAACAATATCCCCCCAGCGCGAGCAGAGCGGAATAAGTATCACGGAGGTCATGaatacagtccgccgctgggatgtacattacgctgggggcgacacattatacgacttcctggaaaggattgaggaactggcagaatgctatctgattaagccagatcaactcctcccaatccttccagagatactgcgtggcaaagcccttcaatggttccgcctgcgaaaacaacaactacacacatgggctgacttccgctccgaagcaggaaaattctttttgccgaagcgacacattagccagctagaggacgctatccgccaaagaaaacagacgagcagagaaaaggccaaggactatatcctcgccctccagacgatgattcgccgccacccgactttgtgcaaagaagatcatctagaacgcatatacgacggactacgggtggagtatcgactttttgtgaagcggggcgagttccaaacgatagagcaacttatggagctcaccgacgagtacgaactactgcggagcgaagaagccaaacagagccgactgttagcacaaagcttaagcacagtaataatcgaggagctggaggagcagaatgatcaaataacgcactccctgtccacactcactgaccgttacgatgcaagaaacacctgctggcgatgcaagaaacgcggccaccACCGCTCCCATTGCACCAACAAAAGACGAattttttgttctagatgcggcagagacggaacgctctccagggattgtgcgtgctacggaatgaaccgaaataatccgataacacccgcactattatcatccgtagccaaagggatggggaacgacggacgtttttacatacaggtgtccatcgaaggattgatgtgccgcgccctgatcgacacgggggccaccgtgacatacatcaatgaagccgtaagaaggcatctggaacgacgaaagattccaccgttatccaatcgtcgcaacgtgcaactcgccgaccaatcgtgcattgcgagcacccactcctacccggtcaaggtcaaatacaatgatcaaacagccagtacgttggtgtctgttatccctaatttggcagagtgttatcctgggtatggactttttggcaaagcgcaacgttaccgtctcactggatggaaagccccttaccacagccggtgcaaccaaagcaaacgcacccgtaaccctgcattacataagagaagcggaacacctcgacgaagagcgaaagatagaccacctagagctcatagaaacacatcaaaaagcacccacacacctaaaagggccaaacactgccgcagaacacatacacaacacaacactaaaacaaagttattacccggccatcctcctcagcaacaatggtga